The following is a genomic window from Pseudomonas lurida.
GTGCAGTTGTTGCATGCGCTTGTAGCCGGCCGGCGTGGTATCGAATTCGGTACGCAGGTCTTCCTGGGTACGGAACAGCCAGTCGCCCTGGGCTTGCACCAGGGTGGTGAAGTTCTGCTGGTAGCGCGTGGTGTAGTTCTTCGCATCGTGGGCGGCCGGGCACAGGCTGCAGCATGGCTCGGCGGTGAAGGTCGGTGCCTTCACATCGTCGGCGCGTACGCCCTGGCTGGCCGCGAGCAGGCCGAGGGTCAGACCCGAGAGGCTCAGCAGTTTGATCATGTGTGGGTGCATAAGGGTCATCCTCAGTCCTGCAATTCGGTCTGGCGTTCGACAGGGTCGATCAGCACGGCTTTCTGCTGGCGCACCAGCAGGTCGAGAATCTCTTCCTGGCGATCGCCCAGCACGCCGTTGAAGCTGATGCCGCTGGATTTGGTCGGCGCCAGCATCGACACGCGGTACAACTCGACACTCAACGGCGAGTCGATGGACAGCGGGCCACTGCCGTTACCCGCCAGTTCACCGCCGACCACGATCAGCGAGACCTTGGCGTCGAACGGGTCGAGGGCGATGTCGCGGTCGGTGTCGGTCAGGTCCTTGATGTGGCCGTAGAGGCCGGTGAGGCCGTTGGCCATGGAGGTGTTTTCGTACAGCTTGATGTTCACGCTGTTACGCACGCGGATACCGTGGCGACGGTTGGCAATCACCTTGTTGCCCCACAGCAGGTTGTCACCGCTCTCATAGAGCGTGATGCCGTCGGTGTGGTTACGATAAAACTCGTTGTCGGCCACGATGTTGTTGACGCTGTTACGGTCGAGCACCAGGCCCGAGAGCTTGTTGTCGAAGCTGCGGTTGTTGAAGATGAAGCTGTCGTTCACTTCCCGGGAGATGATGATGCCGTGCTTCTTCTTGGTGCCGTAGACGGTGTTGTCCGCGATGATCAGGCCGTGGGAACGGTCGTGGGGGTCAATGCCGTAGACGATGTTGTCCTTGTAGGTATTACCCTTGATCACAAAGCCCGTGGTCTCGTAGCAGTAGAAGCCGTACCACATGTCCGAGAACTCGGAGTCGATGATCCAGCCGGTCGGCTCGGGACGCTTGAGGACCTTGGCCATGTTTGGCGTGTACTGGGAAATACTCACCCCGTACGACTTACTGTTGGCGTAGCCGAAACTGGCCATCTTGGTGTTGGAGATGTAGGTCTGCGTACCGCCCCAGGCCAGCAGGAACGGGCGGAACTCCTTGGGCGACTTGAACAGCGCAGGGCCCTTGGCCTTTTCGTTCCAGCCGGTGACTTTGGTGTCACGCACGAACAGTTGGCCGTCGTTGATCAGGAACGAACCGGCTTCCTGGGACAAGCGCAGCTCCTGGGTTTTCTTGTCAATTTCCAGGATGCCCTTACGCCCAACCACGATCGGCAACTTCGCCAGGAACACACCCGGCGAGGTTTCGCTCAGGTACTGCTTGGGCACCTTGCCCAGCAAGTCCTTGAGGTTCATGTAGCCGTCGTCGACAAAGATCGCCTGGGGAATGCCGTGCTGGCGCACCACCCATTCGGCCATCTTGTTGTCACCGCCGATGAAGTCCTTGAGGGCGTCTTCCTGCATCATGCGACGGATGCTGATCTTGCCCGGCTTGGTGCGCACGATCTTCTTTTCCATCGCCGCGTCGGTGTAGCCGGACAGGTCCGGCAGGGCCGGCTTGGCCATTTCCAGCGGCGCGGTCGGCGGGCTGGAGATGGTGTAGGTCTTGGCCTGTTGCAGCTCCTTGGCGATGGTCGGCGCTTTAGCCTGCGGCGCGACATCGGCCATGGCAGCAGCGCTGGCCAGCAGCATCGCTGCCGCCAGCATGGCCGAGCCTTTGAGGGCTTGAGGGTTCATTGCGCAGGCTCCCATCAGAACTTCCAAATCACGTCGACAAACGCGCGATGCATGTACGAGTCAACCTGGCTGCCATAGGCGTCGCCCGGCTTGAACACACCTGCACGGAAACGCACCAGGGCCGATGGCTCGTCGATCGACTGGCTGAGCGCAGCCGGCAACAGGCCGGTCTTGAAGTACTTGGTGACCACCAGGTCCATCTCCTGGCCCAGGTCTTTCTTGCCGTCTTCAAGCGGCAGGGAAGTGCTGGACAGGATCGCGCCGGTCACGTCATCGGTGTTGTTCTGCACGGCATCGATGCCGTTGCTGCCCACCGGCTTGTTGCCGTCGACGCGCCAGAACTTGTGGTACACCAGGCTGGCGTCGTAGTCCTCGCGCAGCTGCCAGGAACCGAACAGGCTCATCGACTGCATGTTGTTCATCTCGCCGCGGAACGCTTCGCCGAAACGGTGCACGCGGGACTGGGTGCCGGTCCAGTTCGAACGGTTGCTTTGCAGGCCGTTCTGCTCGTACTCGGCGCTGGCGCGGGAGTAGGCCGCACCGACTTGCCATTGCGGGTCCAGGCGCAGGCGGATGCCCAGGTCGGTGGCCCAGCCATTCACGTCGTCGCTGCGCTTGGCCGTGGTCGGGCGGGTGCCGTCGGCGTTCAAGGCGTTGACCGTGTCGCGGTCGCCCTGCACGCCGGTAATGCTCGCCCAGTAGTTGACGGTGTTGGTGTTGCGCCAGTTGTAGGCATCGCTGTTGGCTTCGATACCGAGCCAGGTCAGATCGCCGTTCTCGCGCTTGTCCAGCGAGTCAGTGGCCACGCCTGGTTCCGGGTAGTCGAGCTTGCCGTCGTCATGGGTGTGGTGCGCGCGCAGGCCGATCCACTGGCCTGGGGTCCACTGATAGGCGGCGTCGGCATAGAGGTGCTGACGGTCCTTGTCCTTGGGCGACAGTTCCTTGAGGTCGGTGCGGTATTCGCTGAAGCGTTCAGCGACACCGACGTTGGCCTTGAGCAGGGTGGTGTCGAAGGTCCAGTTGAGTGCTTCGATGTTGGTGTCGCGCCATTGGCCGTCGTCATTGCGCAGGCGCTGGCGACCCAGCTTGAGGATCTCGCCTGGGTAAGGCGTGAAGCCGCTGTAGCCGACCCAGAACTCGCGCATGGCCAGGTAATTTTTCTTGGTCTTGCGATCGTCGTTGGTGGTCTGCTGGTTTTCGTCATCCGCCGACTGTTGCAGGGTGTCGGTCTCGATGATGTCGCTCGACACCACCGCCTGGCCCATGGCGTAGGCGCTCCAGTTGCCGCTTTCACCGTAGATCCACGGGCGCAGGTCGAGGCCGATACCGTTGACGTCACCGCCTTTTTGCGTGCCGAGGTCGCGGTCATCTTCGGACTGCGCGGTGGCTTTCACTTCCAGGCCGAAGTTCTTGGCTTCGGTCAGCGCGGCCAGGGTCGGGCACGACCACAGCAGGGCAAAGGTCAGGCCGATGCCGGCCTTGACGAATGGGTTGAGCTTCATAGGGATTCCTCGCCGTCTTCTTCTTCCAGGGCGTGCAGTTGCAGCGTGCTCTGGGCCAGGGTGCCGCGTGCGGCCAGTTCCTGTTGCACCAGGCGTTGGCCTTGGGCGCGTTGCTCCGGAGTGAGCGGGGTTTCGAGCTGCGTGGCCAAGTCATTGGCCTCTGGCGTGTCCTGGGCTTTAGCCAATTGGCTGAAGACATAGGCATTCAACGGGTCGGGCTTGGTGCCCTTGCCTTGGGAAAACAACTGGGCGATGGCGAAGTCGGCGCTGTTCTGGCCGTTGCGCGCAGCGGTCAGCAAATGGTCCAGGGCTTTTTGCGGGTAGACCTTGCCCAGGTAGCCGCGGCGGTAGATCTGGCCGAGGTAGTAATCGGCGGCGACTTCCTTGCCCACGGCTTTTTCGAAGTGTGCTTCGGCGGCCTTGGCATCGGCAGGCACCCACTTGCCTTCGTAGTAGAGCTTGCCCAGCAACAGCTCGGCGCGCGGCTGATCGGCGGCGCGGCCATTGTCCAGGTACTTCATCATCTGGTCGATGTCGCCCAGTTCAGGGAAGTCGTAGAGCAGTTGTGCCAGGCTGACCCACGACGCCGGGTAGCCGGGGGCGATCTTTTCCAGCAGCGCCTGGGCGGTTTTTTCGTCGGTCTTGCCCAGCGAGGCATCACCCAATACGCGAGCTACGCTGTCGACGCGCTGTGCAGTGACGGTGCCACGGCTGTAGCCGGCTTCCATCTGCTTGAGCAACTCGGCCTGTTTTTCCGGCTCGGCTTTTTTCTGGTAGACCGTGGCCAGCTCGACATAGCAGATATCGGTGGTGTTCAGCGCGGCCTTGCAGATGCGCTCCACGTCATCCAGGTGCTGGTCGTAGGTGTCCTGGGTGCGATACAGCAGCACTTGGGCCAGGCCCGCCTCCGGGTAACCGGAGGCCTGCCATTGGCTGATCTGCTGCTGGGCATTCACGTCCGGGAAGCTGTGCGGGTACTGCAGGTACAGCATCGCCAGTGGGATCAGGGTGTTGCCTTCGCCATTGGCAAAGGCTTTTTTCAGCAGGCCTTCGGCCTCATGGTGTTCGGCTTCGGTGCTGCCAGGCTTGGCCACCAGCAGGCGACCCAGGCGGGCCTGGGCGCGCGGCGAGGTGTCCGCCGCCGCACGGTAGGTGGCTTCAGCCTGTTTGATTTGCGCCGGATCGCGGGTGCCTACCTGGATGTCGGCCAGGCCCACCTGGGCCTCGCTGTAACCCAGGTCTGCCAGCTGCTGGTAATTCTGCTGGGCGGTGACGGTATCGCCACGCTTGAGCGCTTCATTGGCCAGGCGTTGGTCGGGCAGGCCGGCGCAACCGGCGAGGGCGATGGCCAGCGCCAGGGGCACCGGCAGGTTTCGAAGGGCGCTCATGATTAAAGACCCGAAGCCATGGCTTTATCGATCAGCCAGTTCAGGGACGGGCCACGGTCGCTGGTCACTTCCACCGGGCGGCCGGCGTAGGTGGTATCCAGCGGCGCATCAGGCTTGATCTGTACGCGGATGTCGGAAGACAGGTCGGCGCTGTTCAGGCTGGTGCTGCTGACGATGGTGCCGGTGCGAACCTGTTCTTCGTCGGCCACCTGGAAGCTCACCGGTGTACCTGGGCGGACGTCACCGAACTGGCGATAGGTGAAGCGCGCTTCAACATTGGCCAGGCTGCCACGGGGTACCAGTTGGAAGATCACATCGCCTTTGTTGGCGTACTGGCCGTCAGCGACCATTTGCTGGGTCACCACGCAATCGCATGGCGACGTCAGCGTACCGGTCATTTGCTTGCCGAACAGCTCCTCGACCTTGGCCGGTTGCAGTTGGTCTTCGTCCAAATGGCCCTTGAGCACATCGAGCATGCTGGTGCTGAAGGTCGCCAGTGGTGCGCCCTTGGCGGCAATTGCGTCGCCTTTGAGCAGGCTTTGCACGGTGCCGTCGCGTGGCATGGTCACGTTCATGCCCGGTACGCTGACGATGCCCGCCTGGGCGTGGCTGACGAAGTACATGCCGTAGATCGACTTGAAGACAAAACCGAACGCGGCGAGGCCGACCAGGAAGATTGCCAGGCTGAACGTCACGGCGCGCAGGCGACCGAAGGCGCTCATGTTGCTGCCGCTGTCCTTGACCTTGCGCGCTTTGGTGAAGTTGTCACGTTGCAGCGTCGCCAGCACGTCGCCCATGGTGACGATGTCACCCGACAGGTGCGAAGTGATCAGGTGGCGCAGGGTGGAAATGTCCTGCTGTTCCAGGTTCTGGAACTGGCAACCGGTGCGGCCGCTCTGGCGGTCGTAGGAGCGGATCTGCAGTTCCACGTCCATGGCCAGGCCGAGGTTGTCGATGACGAATTGCAGGCGACCCTTGTGCACTTCACCCACGGTCAACGGCTGGGTGGCGGTGAACGCCAGGCCGCCAGCGGACAGGTCGATCACCCGCGCTTCGGTCTGGGTGCGGTCGGTGTTGAAGAAGCGCAGCTTGGCCGGGATCTTGACCCGGGCATGTTGGCGCTGGGCTTCGGACTCGTGGACAACGTTGGCGTTTACTTGGCTATTCATGGTGTGTAGTTCCTAGTTAATTCAGGCTTGGCAGGGTCAGACCATCATCAGCAACACGGCGACGAAAATGCTGCCGGCGGAGAAGGTCATGGTCCGAGACGACCAGGTGTTGAACCAACGTTGAAAGCTGGCCAAATCGCGGGTCAGTTTGGTGTCCTGGCGGGTCCAGGACTGTTGATCAAGGCGGAAGAACACGTAGATCTTCACCAGCGCGCCCATGATCTGGTTGTAATAGAGAATCACCGGGTACGCCGGGCCGATCTTGTGGCCGGAGCACGACAGCAGCAGGGTCAGGATCAGGCGGGTGATGCCGATCCACAGCAGATACGCGAGGATGAACGCGCCGCCGTACTTGAAGGTGGCGATGATCGCCACGGTCAGGCCGAGCAGGGAGGTCCACATCGACACACGCTGGTCGAACAACACGATGCTGGTGAACAGGCCCAACCGGCGCATACCCAGGCCCAGGGCGCGGGAGTTCTGGCGCAGGTTGTTGCCGTACCAGCGGAACATCAGCTTGCGGCTGGCCTTGATGAAGCTCTTTTCCGGCGGGTGTTCCACGGTGTGGATCGCGGCGTCCGGCACGTAGAAGGTGTCGTAGCCCAGGCGCATCAGGCTGAACCAGCTGGACTTGTCATCGCCGGTCAAAAACTTGAAGCGGCCCAGGCGCCAGTGTTGCAGCGAGTCGCTTTCCACGTCGGCGATAAAGCCCGGGTCGGTCACGACATTGGCGCGGAACACCGACATACGACCGGTCATGGTCAGTACGCGCTTGGACAGGGCCATGGAGCACATGTTGATGTGGCGCTGGGCGAAGCGCAGCTTGTGCCACTCGCTCATGATGTAGCCGCCGCGCACTTCGCAGAACTCGTTGGTGGTCAGGCCACCGACGTTGCCGAACAACTGGAACCACGGCACGGTCTTGCGTACCACGCCTTCGGCCAGCACGGTGTCGCCATCGATCACCGCAACTACCGCACGTTCATCCGGCAGGTGGCGGGAGATGGCGCGGAACCCGAAGGCCAGGCCGTCGCGCTTGCCGGTACCGGCGATGCGCACG
Proteins encoded in this region:
- the algK gene encoding alginate biosynthesis TPR repeat lipoprotein AlgK codes for the protein MSALRNLPVPLALAIALAGCAGLPDQRLANEALKRGDTVTAQQNYQQLADLGYSEAQVGLADIQVGTRDPAQIKQAEATYRAAADTSPRAQARLGRLLVAKPGSTEAEHHEAEGLLKKAFANGEGNTLIPLAMLYLQYPHSFPDVNAQQQISQWQASGYPEAGLAQVLLYRTQDTYDQHLDDVERICKAALNTTDICYVELATVYQKKAEPEKQAELLKQMEAGYSRGTVTAQRVDSVARVLGDASLGKTDEKTAQALLEKIAPGYPASWVSLAQLLYDFPELGDIDQMMKYLDNGRAADQPRAELLLGKLYYEGKWVPADAKAAEAHFEKAVGKEVAADYYLGQIYRRGYLGKVYPQKALDHLLTAARNGQNSADFAIAQLFSQGKGTKPDPLNAYVFSQLAKAQDTPEANDLATQLETPLTPEQRAQGQRLVQQELAARGTLAQSTLQLHALEEEDGEESL
- a CDS encoding alginate export family protein, producing the protein MKLNPFVKAGIGLTFALLWSCPTLAALTEAKNFGLEVKATAQSEDDRDLGTQKGGDVNGIGLDLRPWIYGESGNWSAYAMGQAVVSSDIIETDTLQQSADDENQQTTNDDRKTKKNYLAMREFWVGYSGFTPYPGEILKLGRQRLRNDDGQWRDTNIEALNWTFDTTLLKANVGVAERFSEYRTDLKELSPKDKDRQHLYADAAYQWTPGQWIGLRAHHTHDDGKLDYPEPGVATDSLDKRENGDLTWLGIEANSDAYNWRNTNTVNYWASITGVQGDRDTVNALNADGTRPTTAKRSDDVNGWATDLGIRLRLDPQWQVGAAYSRASAEYEQNGLQSNRSNWTGTQSRVHRFGEAFRGEMNNMQSMSLFGSWQLREDYDASLVYHKFWRVDGNKPVGSNGIDAVQNNTDDVTGAILSSTSLPLEDGKKDLGQEMDLVVTKYFKTGLLPAALSQSIDEPSALVRFRAGVFKPGDAYGSQVDSYMHRAFVDVIWKF
- the alg8 gene encoding mannuronan synthase, with product MSKLKHVLLQSAGWLFFLSLLMGLALLLPASTFDSESKNFIFLIGAVGIWRYSMGATHFFRGMLFLYVVYPHLRRKVRKLGKAADPSHVFLMVTSFRIDALTTAQVYSSVIREAIECGFPTTVVCSLVEMSDELLVKSLWERMNPPEHVKLDFVRIAGTGKRDGLAFGFRAISRHLPDERAVVAVIDGDTVLAEGVVRKTVPWFQLFGNVGGLTTNEFCEVRGGYIMSEWHKLRFAQRHINMCSMALSKRVLTMTGRMSVFRANVVTDPGFIADVESDSLQHWRLGRFKFLTGDDKSSWFSLMRLGYDTFYVPDAAIHTVEHPPEKSFIKASRKLMFRWYGNNLRQNSRALGLGMRRLGLFTSIVLFDQRVSMWTSLLGLTVAIIATFKYGGAFILAYLLWIGITRLILTLLLSCSGHKIGPAYPVILYYNQIMGALVKIYVFFRLDQQSWTRQDTKLTRDLASFQRWFNTWSSRTMTFSAGSIFVAVLLMMV
- a CDS encoding alginate biosynthesis protein Alg44, with protein sequence MNSQVNANVVHESEAQRQHARVKIPAKLRFFNTDRTQTEARVIDLSAGGLAFTATQPLTVGEVHKGRLQFVIDNLGLAMDVELQIRSYDRQSGRTGCQFQNLEQQDISTLRHLITSHLSGDIVTMGDVLATLQRDNFTKARKVKDSGSNMSAFGRLRAVTFSLAIFLVGLAAFGFVFKSIYGMYFVSHAQAGIVSVPGMNVTMPRDGTVQSLLKGDAIAAKGAPLATFSTSMLDVLKGHLDEDQLQPAKVEELFGKQMTGTLTSPCDCVVTQQMVADGQYANKGDVIFQLVPRGSLANVEARFTYRQFGDVRPGTPVSFQVADEEQVRTGTIVSSTSLNSADLSSDIRVQIKPDAPLDTTYAGRPVEVTSDRGPSLNWLIDKAMASGL
- the algG gene encoding mannuronan 5-epimerase AlgG; amino-acid sequence: MGACAMNPQALKGSAMLAAAMLLASAAAMADVAPQAKAPTIAKELQQAKTYTISSPPTAPLEMAKPALPDLSGYTDAAMEKKIVRTKPGKISIRRMMQEDALKDFIGGDNKMAEWVVRQHGIPQAIFVDDGYMNLKDLLGKVPKQYLSETSPGVFLAKLPIVVGRKGILEIDKKTQELRLSQEAGSFLINDGQLFVRDTKVTGWNEKAKGPALFKSPKEFRPFLLAWGGTQTYISNTKMASFGYANSKSYGVSISQYTPNMAKVLKRPEPTGWIIDSEFSDMWYGFYCYETTGFVIKGNTYKDNIVYGIDPHDRSHGLIIADNTVYGTKKKHGIIISREVNDSFIFNNRSFDNKLSGLVLDRNSVNNIVADNEFYRNHTDGITLYESGDNLLWGNKVIANRRHGIRVRNSVNIKLYENTSMANGLTGLYGHIKDLTDTDRDIALDPFDAKVSLIVVGGELAGNGSGPLSIDSPLSVELYRVSMLAPTKSSGISFNGVLGDRQEEILDLLVRQQKAVLIDPVERQTELQD